The DNA segment GATTAGGTTTGGTGATTGTGATGAGAACATTCCGATCATGCTCAAATAGTCTAAACTCACAACGCCATTGATGTTGATGTAGTGTGGAGAGAGTTCGTATGGGGAGGTATAGCTGGAGCTTTTGGTGAAGGGATGATGCATCCCGTAGATACTCTCAAAACCCGGCTTCAGAGTCAGATCATCATGAATGCGTCTCAGGTATTGTCTCTAGCATACATCACCTTTGCAGTGATTTTTTTTCGCTTTGTAATTTCTGATTTTATCTGAGGAAATAAGGATTCATGGATTGTATCATTTCTAACCTTGTTGAGCTGTTGATTTCAGAGACAgaagagcattccacaaatgctTCGTACTGTCTGGGTTGGTGATGGATTGAAAGGTATTATCCTCCATACTCTTTGCCCTCAGCTTCTTCAGCTTTCCAGTAATGGCAGGCTGTATTATATTCCCTATTCATCTGTGAATTTGGAACAGGAATTTTTTTTCCTGTGCtttgagtttttggtttttgttattttgtttctgTGCTGACTTTAGTTTTAGGCTTTTATAGGGGAATTGCTCCTGGAGTCACTGGATCTCTTGCCACTGGAGCTACCTACTTTGGTGTTATTGAGTCCACTAAGAAATGGATTGAAGAGTCTCATCCCAACTTAGGTGGCCACTGGGTACACTTTATTGCAGGAGCTATTGGTATGTTTCCTAATATCCTCTTTCCTCTCTCGGTCATCTGATCAATAAGGTGGTGGTAAATATAGGAGGAAGAAACTAATTTTGATGCCAAGCACACAGCAGAAATGAAACTAAATATAACCTGGCTAAAAAAGCAGATATTATCAGACATTTTAAATGTTGTGTTACGATTATAGCTTTAGATATCGTGGGTCTTTAAAAGATAGATCAAGGTTCTCAGCAAAACCACACATGGCAAGGTTGCAAGAATTTCTGATTCCTTTGTGTTCTGTTGCTTCTCTCATTTTTTCAGGTGATACACTTGGTTCTTTCGTATATGTTCCCTGTGAAGTAATAAAGCAGCGGATGCAAATTCAAGGGACTAGTAGCTCCTGGAGCTCTTTTATTTCGAGGAACAGCGTTCCAGTGAAACCAAGAGGTGACATGTATGGTTATTATACTGGAATGTTCCAGGCTGGAAGCTCAATATTGAAAGAGCAAGGACCAAAAGGACTGTATGCTGGGTATGTAAATCTCCTTTAGATCATTATTGATGCCAATTGGATATCCTTTTTCAAGGGACTCATGTTGTtgtctttcctttttctttggCAGATATTGGTCTACACTAGCAAGGGATGTACCTTTTGCTGGCCTCATGGTATGTAATGTGTCATTTCAGTGAAACTGTTACCTCCATTCACCTAATGGGTCTTTGTCTCCTCATGTTGGTTCTGTATT comes from the Brassica napus cultivar Da-Ae chromosome A7, Da-Ae, whole genome shotgun sequence genome and includes:
- the LOC106354373 gene encoding LOW QUALITY PROTEIN: mitochondrial substrate carrier family protein E (The sequence of the model RefSeq protein was modified relative to this genomic sequence to represent the inferred CDS: deleted 2 bases in 1 codon); the protein is MASKGSDSNREQPPPLSIEIKATQDQFFVWREFVWGGIAGAFGEGMMHPVDTLKTRLQSQIIMNASQRQKSIPQMLRTVWVGDGLKGFYRGIAPGVTGSLATGATYFGVIESTKKWIEESHPNLGGHWVHFIAGAIGDTLGSFVYVPCEVIKQRMQIQGTSSSWSSFISRNSVPVKPRGDMYGYYTGMFQAGSSILKEQGPKGLYAGYWSTLARDVPFAGLMVMFYEAELLKDLTDQGKKKFPQFGVNSSIEGLVLGGLAGGLSAYLTTPLDVVKTRLQVQGTTIKYKGWLDAVGQIWRKEGPEGFFRGSVPRVMWYIPASALTFMAVEFLRESFREKTKNNNIVVSNLSIESKRSSVHEVREN